The nucleotide sequence GCTGATAGTGAAGCTATAAATATTCAGGTGATAAAATGGCCAAAAAGAAAAGACGGCAATCGAGAAAGAAGAGTACATTGAAAACAACAGTTCAATATGAACTTGCCGGGTTAGCACTGCTTGCATTGGCCATCATAGCGATGGCGGATTTGGGTGCTGTAGGAAGGGCGGTCGTGATGTTTTTCCGCTTTTTCTTCGGGGAATGGTATATGCTCAGCCTGGTAGGGCTGGTCGTGTTCAGTATTTATATTATGTGGAAACGCAGTCTCCCATTTATATTCCATACCAAACTGCTTGGTACATATCTGATTGTGGGTGCAATCTTGTTATTAAGCCACGTGACGTTATTCGAACTGTTATCCAATGGAGGCAAGTTCGAGGATCCAAGTGTCATTAAAAATACATTTGATTTATATGTCATGGAGGCAAAAGGAGAGACAAGCACGACAGACCTTGGAGGCGGGATGATCGGGGCTGTGATGTTTGCACTGTTTTACTTTTTGTTTGATGCTGCTGGTTCACAGTTGATTGCCTTTCTGTTAATCATCATTGGCGCCATTCTCGTTACAGGGAAAACCTTTAGTGAAGTTGCTGGGAAAATCATTGCGCCGATCGGCTGTTTTATCAAAGACCAATGGATTTCATTCATTGAAGATCTTAGGCAATGGAAAGAAGATCAACAGCATAAAAAGGCAGAGAAACTACAGTCTAAGCAGGCAAAAACAGAGAGCAACCAGACAGTTTCGCAGGAAGCGCCAGTTGAAAAAACAATTGACCTTACTGAGGAGCCAGCTCCTGAGCCAATTATATCCAGCTTTGCGGAGAGAGCGTATGCAAACTCTGCCGAAGCACAACCACAGCAGTCGGAGAAGAAGGCTGAAACTGCAACGGACACCCAAGCTGATGGGGAAGAATTGCCACAGAACATTACTTTTACGGAAGTAGAGAATACCTCATATGAGCTGCCGCCAATCGATATACTGAAGCTGCCGAATAAAACCGACCAGAGCGGAGAATATGAAATGATCCATGCCAATGCAGCCAAGCTTGAACGTACTTTCCACAGCTTTGGCGTAAAGGCAAGGGTTACCCAGGTTCATCTTGGACCTGCTGTTACGAAATATGAAGTCCACCCTGACGTAGGTGTCAAGGTCAGCAGAATTGTAAGTTTGAACGATGATCTGGCCTTAGCTTTGGCTGCGAAGGATATCAGGATTGAAGCCCCTATTCCCGGAAAGTCAGCCATTGGAATAGAAGTGCCCAATTCCGAGGTGGCAATGGTATCTTTACGGGAAGTTATTGAATCAAAGCAGCACAACAAGCCAGGTTCAAAACTGCAAATTGGGTTAGGACGCGATATTACCGGTGAAGCAGTGCTTGCAGAATTAAATAAAATGCCCCACCTTCTTGTTGCCGGTGCTACGGGAAGCGGTAAGAGTGTATGCATTAACGGGATTATCACTAGTATACTCATGAAGGCGAAGCCTCATGAAGTTAAACTGATGATGATCGACCCGAAAATGGTTGAACTGAATGTTTATAATGGGGTACCACATCTGCTGGCTCCTGTTGTGACGGATGCGAAGAAAGCATCCCAGGCACTCAAAAAAGTGGTCAGTGAGATGGAGAGGCGCTATGAGCTTTTCTCACACACTGGAACAAGGAACATTGAAGGCTATAATGAATATATTAAGAGATATAATAGCGAGGAAGAAGCGAACCAGCCTCTTCTTCCATTTATTGTCGTAATCGTGGATGAGCTGGCCGACTTAATGATGGTCGCATCCTCTGATGTTGAAGATTCAATCACCAGACTGGCTCAGATGGCCCGTGCTGCGGGTATCCATCTGATCATCGCTACGCAGAGGCCGTCTGTTGATGTCATAACAGGGGTAATCAAAGCGAATATTCCTTCAAGAATTGCATTTGCAGTTTCTTCGATGACAGATTCACGGACTATTCTTGATATGGGCGGCGCCGAGAAGCTGCTGGGAAGAGGGGACATGCTGTTCCTGCCAGTCGGTGCATCCAAGCCGGTCAGGGTGCAGGGAGCTTTCCTTTCGGATGAAGAGGTTGAAGAGGTTGTAAACTACGTAATTGGCCAACAGAAGGCACAGTATCAGGAGGAAATGATTCCTGAAGATGTACCTGAGAACACGTCAGAGGTAGAGGATGAATTGTACGGTGATGCTGTAGATCTTGTGGTGGAAATGCAAACAGCTTCTGTATCAATGCTGCAAAGAAGATTCAGGATTGGATATTCACGGGCTGCAAGACTGATTGATGAAATGGAGCTAAGGGGAGTCGTTGGGCCTTATGAAGGAAGTAAACCAAGGACCGTCCTCGTGGCTAAGTCAGAAGAGGCATAAATAAACATGTTTGAAACGAGACAAAAGCCGGGTGGTCACATCCGGCTTTTGCTTTTTATATAGTACAATTCTCCTGTCCGGGAATAATAATGTCATACTATTAAAACCGCTTACAAAAAACTATTATACCAAAAATATAGGTTTTTCGTCCCGGAATTAATGACAATTTTGGACTTTCTAGCTTTTTTCGACAAAATGTTGAAACAGTATTTATTTATCTTTAAAAAAGTGTTATAGTATTTTCGATTAGTAGGAATGCTATACATCAGATGTCTGATGTCTTGAGCAAAAAGGTTGGAGGAACGCCTCATGTCGATCAAGTCAGATAACCGGCACCTGTATTTACAAGTAATCGATCACCTGAAGCAGGACATTCAAAAGGGTGTTTATAAAGAAAGAGAGAAATTGCCCTCAGAATTTGACCTCGCTAAACAGCTTGGCGTAAGCAGAGCTACACTAAGAGAGGCATTGCGGATTCTTGAAGAAGAAAACGTCATCATCCGCCGTCATGGAGTAGGAACATTTGTGAATGCCAAACCTCTGTTTTCGTCAGGAATCGAGCAACTGAACAGTGTGACGGGAATGATTGAGCAGGCGGGGATGAAGCCTGGGACAATCTTTTTAAACTCAATGACTACTGGACCTACCGAAGAGGATATCCGCCGTTTCTCATGCTCTATTGATGATGAAATCACCCTCGTTGAAAGAGTGCGGACTGCAAATGGAGAACCCGTTGTCTATTGTTTAGACAAAATTCCGGGAAACATCTTGCCTAGCGACTTTTCCCATGAAGATGAATCATTGCTTCATCTGATTGAGGCCAAGTCCAATCGGAAAGTAACCTATGCAGTTGCCCAGATTGAGCCAATTGGCTATCACGAGAAAATTTCACCCATCTTAGAATGTGATCCAGAAACTGCCCTGCTCGTATTGAAGCAGATGCATTTCGATGAAAACGATGTGCCAATTCTTTATTCGGTAAACTACTTTAAAGCCGACAAGTTCAGTTTTCATGTCCTAAGAAAAAGAGTTTAATTTTTTTAGTGAAATGAAAACGCTAACTAATAGGCTTTTCAGAACATTCCTGCGAAATCCAACAAACATTCTCTGGGGGGTACAAACCTTGAAAAAGCGTAAATTTGGTTTGGTAATGTCATTGCTTTTAGCTGCAGGCACGATGCTGGCAGGTTGCGGAAGTGATGAAGGTAATGGCGATAGCGACAAAAAGTCAGACTTAAAAGTAGGTATGGTCACTGACGCTGGTACAATTGATGACAAATCATTCAACCAAGGTACATGGGAAGGTATCCTTAAGGCTGAAGACGAATTCGGCGTAAAGACAAAGTACCTAAAGCCAGCAGGAACTACTGAAGCAGAATACTTAAAAGAAATTGGTAACTTATACGATGCAGAATATAAGTTCATCGTTACACCGGGCTTTAAATTCGAAACAGCTGTTTTCCAAGCCCAAGATAAATATGAAGATGCTAAATTTGTCATCCTTGATGGAAATCCGCACAGTGGAGACTACAACCCTGTTGTTAAGGATAACACTGTAGCTGTATTCTTCGCTGAGCACGAATCAGGATTCCTTGCGGGTGTTGCGGCAGCGCTTGAATTAAAAGAGGGCGAAGCTGGATTCATCGGCGGTATGGAAATCCCTGCTGTACAAAAGTTCAACTGGGGCTTCCAGCAAGGGCTTAAATATGCAAATGAAAACCTTGACACTAACGTAACAATCAAAGCTGAAAACGTAGTTTACCAAGGATCATTTGATAACGCTGCTGCTGGTGGACAGATTGCTGCTCAATTCTATGATCGTGGCGTAGATGTAATCTTCACTGCTGCTGGTGGTGTAGGTGTCGGTGCGATCAACGAAGCTAAGAACCGTGCTAAGGCTGGAGAAAACGTCTGGATCGTTGGTGTTGACGTAGACCAGTATGAAGATGGTAAATACGAAGGCGACAAGTCAGTCATTCTTACTTCTGCTATGAAGAAGCTTGACCAAGTTTCTTACGATATGGTTCAGGCAGAGTTAGACGGTAAATTCCCTGGAGGACAAACATTGATTTTCGATGCTAAGAATGATGGTATCGGCCTTCCTGAGAAGAACCCTAACCTGAGCGATGAAACAACAAGCAAAGTTAAAGAAGTATACGAGCAAATTAAATCTGAAGAAATCAAGGTCTCTGCTGAACAAGGAGATTTATTCAAGTAAAATAGTGCAAAAGAGACGGTCTCTTCCGTCTCTTTTGTCTATCAAACTCGATACGGAAAATATTAGAAATTATAGAATATGCATTTAGCTATTTTCCGGTTTCGATATAAAAATGTACAGCTCCAGAGCCTGGCTTCCAAACAATCGGCCTTCCAAAGGAAGTTGTTGCACCACTTCCCTGGGCACACACGGCCTATCCTTGTGAAGCTGACCAAGGCGCTTACGCTATTCTTAATAGGTATAGAGTCTAAAAAAAAGGTGAGTGCTACTATGAGTTATGTAGTTGAGATGTTGAATATCCGGAAAGAGTTCCCGGGTATTGTAGCCAACGATAATGTTACCCTTACACTAAAAAAAGGGGAAATACATGCACTATTAGGTGAAAACGGTGCAGGGAAGTCTACCTTGATGGGTGTCCTGTTCGGCATGTACCAGCCTGAAAGAGGCTTAATAAAAGTAGATGGCAAAGAAGTGAAGATCACAAATCCTAACGTTGCCAACCGTTTAGGAATCGGGATGGTGCATCAGCACTTTAAGCTAGTTGAAAATTTTACTGTTACAGAAAACATCATCCTGGGCAGTGAGCCACTTAAGGGCATGGTGCTTGATATTGATAAAGCTGCAAAGAGAATTGAAGAGTTATCAAAGCATTACGGATTGAATGTAGACCCTCATGCCAAAATTGAAGATATTTCAGTGGGTATGCAGCAAAGGGTAGAGATTTTGAAGATGCTTTATCGTGAAGCAGAAGTCTTGATACTGGATGAACCAACTGCTGTTCTGACACCAGCAGAAATCGATGAATTAATGAAGATCATGCGTAATCTTATTAAAGAAGGTAAGTCTATTATTATTATCACTCATAAATTGAAAGAAATTAAGGCTGTTGCTGACCGTTGTACGGTAATTCGCCGTGGCAAAGGCATCGGCACTGTTAATGTGGCAG is from Mesobacillus boroniphilus and encodes:
- a CDS encoding DNA translocase FtsK, with product MAKKKRRQSRKKSTLKTTVQYELAGLALLALAIIAMADLGAVGRAVVMFFRFFFGEWYMLSLVGLVVFSIYIMWKRSLPFIFHTKLLGTYLIVGAILLLSHVTLFELLSNGGKFEDPSVIKNTFDLYVMEAKGETSTTDLGGGMIGAVMFALFYFLFDAAGSQLIAFLLIIIGAILVTGKTFSEVAGKIIAPIGCFIKDQWISFIEDLRQWKEDQQHKKAEKLQSKQAKTESNQTVSQEAPVEKTIDLTEEPAPEPIISSFAERAYANSAEAQPQQSEKKAETATDTQADGEELPQNITFTEVENTSYELPPIDILKLPNKTDQSGEYEMIHANAAKLERTFHSFGVKARVTQVHLGPAVTKYEVHPDVGVKVSRIVSLNDDLALALAAKDIRIEAPIPGKSAIGIEVPNSEVAMVSLREVIESKQHNKPGSKLQIGLGRDITGEAVLAELNKMPHLLVAGATGSGKSVCINGIITSILMKAKPHEVKLMMIDPKMVELNVYNGVPHLLAPVVTDAKKASQALKKVVSEMERRYELFSHTGTRNIEGYNEYIKRYNSEEEANQPLLPFIVVIVDELADLMMVASSDVEDSITRLAQMARAAGIHLIIATQRPSVDVITGVIKANIPSRIAFAVSSMTDSRTILDMGGAEKLLGRGDMLFLPVGASKPVRVQGAFLSDEEVEEVVNYVIGQQKAQYQEEMIPEDVPENTSEVEDELYGDAVDLVVEMQTASVSMLQRRFRIGYSRAARLIDEMELRGVVGPYEGSKPRTVLVAKSEEA
- a CDS encoding GntR family transcriptional regulator; protein product: MSIKSDNRHLYLQVIDHLKQDIQKGVYKEREKLPSEFDLAKQLGVSRATLREALRILEEENVIIRRHGVGTFVNAKPLFSSGIEQLNSVTGMIEQAGMKPGTIFLNSMTTGPTEEDIRRFSCSIDDEITLVERVRTANGEPVVYCLDKIPGNILPSDFSHEDESLLHLIEAKSNRKVTYAVAQIEPIGYHEKISPILECDPETALLVLKQMHFDENDVPILYSVNYFKADKFSFHVLRKRV
- a CDS encoding BMP family lipoprotein, with the protein product MKKRKFGLVMSLLLAAGTMLAGCGSDEGNGDSDKKSDLKVGMVTDAGTIDDKSFNQGTWEGILKAEDEFGVKTKYLKPAGTTEAEYLKEIGNLYDAEYKFIVTPGFKFETAVFQAQDKYEDAKFVILDGNPHSGDYNPVVKDNTVAVFFAEHESGFLAGVAAALELKEGEAGFIGGMEIPAVQKFNWGFQQGLKYANENLDTNVTIKAENVVYQGSFDNAAAGGQIAAQFYDRGVDVIFTAAGGVGVGAINEAKNRAKAGENVWIVGVDVDQYEDGKYEGDKSVILTSAMKKLDQVSYDMVQAELDGKFPGGQTLIFDAKNDGIGLPEKNPNLSDETTSKVKEVYEQIKSEEIKVSAEQGDLFK